A genomic stretch from Hemicordylus capensis ecotype Gifberg chromosome 1, rHemCap1.1.pri, whole genome shotgun sequence includes:
- the LOC128345924 gene encoding rab9 effector protein with kelch motifs-like isoform X3, which produces MASLKQAENGNPVKLLLTVKEQLLNSTPTHPFQAPEPSQSPVLPEDAFPIVQGLGETTEFPAGQAKSQSSVMPVKECGPERNFSPPLEKLPMLPVPSASATPEEYEEARKKTCLPNPVQPKKSRRVLFEPLATDGQQEAEDMEVKELQTCPSPRWCHAMCLCDPETAVLIGGEGTNQQFCKDTFWKLEIEDDFWFPLDFSTQDSMPQCSRGHSATYDPDTKSIYIFGGMREGKRYSSIHILDTASWKWRHVSAKGKVPTLAYHSATIFRKELFIFGGAFPKMSSLETGACSNALFIFNPEYEIWYQPIVEGEKPLPRLGHSATLLRNKLIVFGGQRTSVYLNDTHILDLGFMEYTSVPFLSGHPSARSFHAAMAVSDQKVLISGGCNAKGAFWDAFTFHLDSLTWNVVLHGDLCSVPRAGHTLLNLTYAHLTDVDKEIPGKRNLCTALIFGGSDRTGKFYNTTNKIQLDLKEVTVMASQNLA; this is translated from the exons ATGGCTTCGTTGAAGCAGGCAGAGAATGGTAACCCTGTTAAGCTTCTCTTGACTGTCAAGGAACAG CTGCTAAacagcacccccacccacccgtTTCAGGCACCTGAACCCAGTCAGTCACCTGTCCTTCCAGAAGATGCCTTTCCTATTGTCCAGGGATTGGGTGAAACCACTGAG TTTCCTGCTGGACAGGCAAAGAGTCAGAGTTCAGTGATGCCTGTGAAAGAATGTGGGCCTGAGAGGAACTTCTCTCCACCACTGGAAAAGCTGCCGATGCTTCCTGTTCCATCAGCAAGTGCCACACCAGAGGAATACGAGGAGGCCAGGAAGAAGACTTGTCTGCCTAACCCAGTTCAGCCGAAGAAATCCAGGAGAGTTCTCTTTGAACCTTTGGCAACTGATGGACAGCAGGAAGCTGAAG ACATGGAGGTGAAAGAGCTTCAAA CATGTCCAAGCCCTCGATGGTGCCATGCCATGTGCTTGTGTGACCCTGAAACAGCTGTTTTGATCGGTGGCGAAGGAACTAATCAACAGTTTTGCAAGGATACTTTCTGGAAACTGGAGATTG AGGATGACTTCTGGTTCCCTCTGGATTTCTCTACACAAGATTCTATGCCACAGTGTTCACGGGGCCACAGTGCCACCTATGATCCAGACACCAAGAGTATCTACATCTTTGGGGGGATGAGGGAGGGGAAGCGCTACAGCAGCATCCATATCCTGGACACGGCATCTTGGAAGTGGCGTCATGTTTCT GCGAAGGGGAAAGTGCCGACACTGGCCTACCACAGTGCAACTATTTTTCGCAAGGAGCTGTTTATCTTTGGAGGAGCTTTCCCTAAAATGTCATCCCTGGAGACTGGGGCCTGCAGTAACGCACTCTTCATTTTTAACCCAGAGTATGAGATCTGGTACCAACCCATTGTTGAAGGAGAGAAACCTCTTCCAAGGCTTGG CCATTCAGCCACACTGTTGAGGAACAAGCTGATCGTATTTGGGGGCCAGAGAACTTCGGTATACCTGAATGACACACACATCCTGGATCTGG GTTTTATGGAGTACACATCAGTTCCTTTTCTCTCTGGACATCCTTCTGCTCGCAG TTTCCATGCTGCCATGGCAGTGTCTGATCAGAAAGTGCTGATAAGTGGAGGCTGCAATGCCAAAGGAGCCTTTTGGGATGCATTCACTTTCCACTTAG ATTCCTTGACGTGGAATGTAGTCTTGCATGGTGACCTTTGTTCAGTGCCTCGGGCAGGTCACACGCTGCTCAATTTGACTTACGCCCACCTGACGGATGTAGATAAGGAGATTCCAGGCAAGCGCAACCTGTGCACAGCACTGATCTTTGGGGGCTCAGACCGTACTGGCAAGTTCTACAATACTACAAACAAAATTCAGCTGGATCTCAAGGAGGTGACAGTGATGGCCTCCCAGAATCTAGCCTGA
- the GSTZ1 gene encoding maleylacetoacetate isomerase isoform X2: MCAAVAKPILYSYFRSSCSWRVRIALTLKGIAYEQAPVHLLKDGGQQHSSEFQALNPMQQVPALKIDGVTLSQSLAIIEYLEETRPNPRILPQDPKKRAQVRMISDHIVSGIQPLQNLSVLQQMGEKQQEWAEHCISRGFKAVEQVLQETAGRYCVGDEVTMADLCLVPQVYNAARFKVDLAPYPTIVRINKALLELDAFQISHPCRQPDTPPETRA, translated from the exons ATGTGTGCTGCAGTCGCGAAG cCGATTCTTTATAGTTATTTCAGAAGTTCCTGCTCCTGGAGAGTGCGAATTG CACTGACTCTgaaaggaattgcttatgaaCAGGCACCTGTGCACCTTCTGAAGGATGGAGGACAGCAG CACTCTTCTGAGTTCCAGGCTCTGAATCCAATGCAACAAGTCCCAGCCCTCAAAATTGATGGTGTCACTCTTTCTCAGTCG CTGGCCATAATCGAGTATCTGGAGGAGACTCGGCCAAACCCTAGGATCCTGCCTCAGGATCCAAAGAAGAGAGCCCAAGTCCGGATGATCTCAGATCACATTGTTTCTGGCATTCAACCCTTGCAG AACTTGAGTGTTTTGCAGCAAAtgggagagaagcagcaggaatGGGCAGAGCACTGTATCTCTCGTGGCTTCAAAG CTGTGGAGCAGGTCTTGCAAGAAACAGCTGGACGTTATTGCGTTGGGGATGAg GTGACCATGGCTGACCTGTGCTTGGTTCCTCAAGTGTACAATGCTGCTAG ATTTAAAGTGGATCTTGCTCCATACCCTACAATTGTCAGGATCAACAAAGCTCTTCTGGAGTTGGATGCATTCCAGATAAGCCATCCATGCCGACAGCCAGATACCCCTCCGGAAACCAGAGCTTGA
- the GSTZ1 gene encoding maleylacetoacetate isomerase isoform X1, whose translation MCAAVAKVLAVTVGRKQRAVSGFTPILYSYFRSSCSWRVRIALTLKGIAYEQAPVHLLKDGGQQHSSEFQALNPMQQVPALKIDGVTLSQSLAIIEYLEETRPNPRILPQDPKKRAQVRMISDHIVSGIQPLQNLSVLQQMGEKQQEWAEHCISRGFKAVEQVLQETAGRYCVGDEVTMADLCLVPQVYNAARFKVDLAPYPTIVRINKALLELDAFQISHPCRQPDTPPETRA comes from the exons ATGTGTGCTGCAGTCGCGAAGGTATTGGCTGTTACTGTAGGGCGGAAGCAAAGAGCAGTCTCTGGATTCACT cCGATTCTTTATAGTTATTTCAGAAGTTCCTGCTCCTGGAGAGTGCGAATTG CACTGACTCTgaaaggaattgcttatgaaCAGGCACCTGTGCACCTTCTGAAGGATGGAGGACAGCAG CACTCTTCTGAGTTCCAGGCTCTGAATCCAATGCAACAAGTCCCAGCCCTCAAAATTGATGGTGTCACTCTTTCTCAGTCG CTGGCCATAATCGAGTATCTGGAGGAGACTCGGCCAAACCCTAGGATCCTGCCTCAGGATCCAAAGAAGAGAGCCCAAGTCCGGATGATCTCAGATCACATTGTTTCTGGCATTCAACCCTTGCAG AACTTGAGTGTTTTGCAGCAAAtgggagagaagcagcaggaatGGGCAGAGCACTGTATCTCTCGTGGCTTCAAAG CTGTGGAGCAGGTCTTGCAAGAAACAGCTGGACGTTATTGCGTTGGGGATGAg GTGACCATGGCTGACCTGTGCTTGGTTCCTCAAGTGTACAATGCTGCTAG ATTTAAAGTGGATCTTGCTCCATACCCTACAATTGTCAGGATCAACAAAGCTCTTCTGGAGTTGGATGCATTCCAGATAAGCCATCCATGCCGACAGCCAGATACCCCTCCGGAAACCAGAGCTTGA
- the GSTZ1 gene encoding maleylacetoacetate isomerase isoform X3, translated as MASEKPILYSYFRSSCSWRVRIALTLKGIAYEQAPVHLLKDGGQQHSSEFQALNPMQQVPALKIDGVTLSQSLAIIEYLEETRPNPRILPQDPKKRAQVRMISDHIVSGIQPLQNLSVLQQMGEKQQEWAEHCISRGFKAVEQVLQETAGRYCVGDEVTMADLCLVPQVYNAARFKVDLAPYPTIVRINKALLELDAFQISHPCRQPDTPPETRA; from the exons atggcttctgaaaag cCGATTCTTTATAGTTATTTCAGAAGTTCCTGCTCCTGGAGAGTGCGAATTG CACTGACTCTgaaaggaattgcttatgaaCAGGCACCTGTGCACCTTCTGAAGGATGGAGGACAGCAG CACTCTTCTGAGTTCCAGGCTCTGAATCCAATGCAACAAGTCCCAGCCCTCAAAATTGATGGTGTCACTCTTTCTCAGTCG CTGGCCATAATCGAGTATCTGGAGGAGACTCGGCCAAACCCTAGGATCCTGCCTCAGGATCCAAAGAAGAGAGCCCAAGTCCGGATGATCTCAGATCACATTGTTTCTGGCATTCAACCCTTGCAG AACTTGAGTGTTTTGCAGCAAAtgggagagaagcagcaggaatGGGCAGAGCACTGTATCTCTCGTGGCTTCAAAG CTGTGGAGCAGGTCTTGCAAGAAACAGCTGGACGTTATTGCGTTGGGGATGAg GTGACCATGGCTGACCTGTGCTTGGTTCCTCAAGTGTACAATGCTGCTAG ATTTAAAGTGGATCTTGCTCCATACCCTACAATTGTCAGGATCAACAAAGCTCTTCTGGAGTTGGATGCATTCCAGATAAGCCATCCATGCCGACAGCCAGATACCCCTCCGGAAACCAGAGCTTGA